The Zerene cesonia ecotype Mississippi chromosome 29, Zerene_cesonia_1.1, whole genome shotgun sequence genome includes a region encoding these proteins:
- the LOC119837854 gene encoding wolframin encodes MPVGRKRWNLHDGPQGSLKRLRNQLAEDGCAESQVVLAKQLLEEKCELEADKISNFKQALEWLICATEQAHPEARRMLRRCIRSGVIDEDSAPIVRAKSCLAASRQETVARKAARDLFASLSNGEQFITTAQLERRIREICTTTLKKEPEDEALDESHDDAPALNDGQALESLQAGDHIHGNGTIWTAEINNEDYPERCRSNEEIRNLTVDNLVSAAVDYCQGELPLVSYELTLTDPSLKALDHIPILQQAFLHPQVFIQVLYLKLLYYFGSLSFRLSNLELSFLLVAYLSVSTDSLYHLVPLIMYYVSIIAMVICTFKMLLAKRQFIDFRKWSGLFLRYSDGNLQPDESENLFVRNNLAPFLQFFLALFVNLFLYPFIATQWVPFSEFCVLSFCLMFLTLFSFGTNGRPYPDVLALVSFGINVLAKYPYEKDTVVHQGWRFLDLHISNYPSYILGNSIEFCLNARVFFSLLIPVILIAMARRSNWQGFFKYTLPHCVTLSWLQMFITCSHGCTTYGLIRGTLALVCSFLFLPIIGIVTVTLPIFAFLQYIPISRLLYTMTVLLSFATGLGVTCLLAKTEATKKFVTPFQLSIGIITLIYFSNQLIVGFQDEGVPSGLIELLSEDKTSLKNLLKNEFISDYEDNSHYVNWDDYYNQCHAPSWLENNMAATQVKCSVLEGSNVNWEGYVKGVKIKNVKNKWNDFASWLPAFVREYFKCYYGQEFSTLCQKGEGLNLDDCEFVRRAARQSGKSCHLNNMNEYIYEVKVNMETSGGLLKRHAEIDIIFDHFFTNYTKLLRLDDKIRFKGTLLNDLTTQYNIGSNDLNVLGYEISCVECKIARGSLSARAPSLSKLSELCRTIVNDCTVSTKYVLNFLLNPVIVFK; translated from the exons GTGTATTCGCAGCGGCGTGATAGACGAGGACAGTGCGCCGATAGTCCGCGCCAAGTCGTGCCTCGCCGCCAGCAGACAAGAGACTGTAGCCAGGAAAGCGGCTAGGGACCTTTTTGCTAG tttatCGAACGGAGAGCAGTTTATAACAACGGCGCAGTTAGAGCGGCGTATCCGTGAGATATGTACGACTACCCTCAAAAAAGAACCGGAAGACGAAGCTTTGGATGAGTCACATG atgACGCCCCAGCACTGAATGATGGCCAAGCTTTGGAGTCACTCCAAGCCGGAGACCATATCCATGGGAATGGTACTATTTGGACTGCAGAAATTAACAATGAAG ATTACCCAGAGCGATGCCGTTCCAACGAAGAAATCCGCAATCTCACAGTCGATAATCTAGTTTCAGCCGCCGTTGATTACTGTCAGGGCGAATTGCCTCTAGTCAGCTACGAATTGACCCTAACAGACCCCAGCCTCAAGGCCCTAGACCACATCCCCATCCTGCAACAGGCTTTTCTCCACCCCCAAGTGTTTATTCAAGTGCTGTACCTAAAATTGCTCTATTATTTCGGCTCTTTGTCCTTCAGGTTGTCCAATCTAGAGCTCTCTTTCCTTCTCGTAGCGTATTTGTCTGTAAGCACAGACAGTTTGTATCACCTAGTAcctttaattatgtattacgtTAGTATTATTGCCATGGTAATATGCACCTTTAAAATGCTGCTGGCCAAAAGGCAGTTTATCGATTTTCGAAAGTGGTCTGGGCTATTTCTTCGGTACAGCGATGGCAACCTGCAGCCGGACGAATCGGAGAATTTGTTCGTGCGCAACAATTTGGCGCCATTTTTGCAGTTTTTCTTGGCGCTTTTTGTCAATCTGTTCCTCTATCCCTTTATAGCCACGCAATGGGTGCCGTTTTCAGAATTCTGCGTTCTATCGTTTTGCCTAATGTTTTTAACTCTGTTCTCATTCGGCACGAATGGTCGACCGTATCCAGACGTGTTGGCATTGGTATCATTCGGGATTAATGTTCTGGCGAAGTATCCGTACGAGAAAGATACGGTCGTCCACCAAGGTTGGCGGTTTCTCGATTTGCACATATCAAACTATCCGTCTTATATACTAGGGAATAGCATCGAGTTTTGTTTAAACGCCCGCGTGTTTTTCTCGCTCCTTATTCCCGTCATTCTGATTGCAATGGCTCGGAGGAGCAATTGGCAAGGGTTTTTCAAGTACACCCTCCCGCACTGTGTTACACTGAGTTGGttgcaaatgtttataacCTGTTCGCACGGGTGTACAACATATGGTTTGATACGGGGCACATTGGCGTTGGTGTGCTCTTTCCTCTTCTTACCAATAATCGGTATTGTGACGGTTACGTTGCCGATTTTCGCGTTTTTACAGTACATACCGATATCGAGGTTGTTGTACACTATGACGGTTCTGCTCAGTTTCGCTACGGGGCTGGGTGTCACGTGTTTGCTGGCAAAGACTGAGGCTACTAAGAAATTTGTCACTCCTTTCCag CTAAGCATCGGCATAATAACTCTAATATACTTCAGCAATCAGTTAATAGTCGGGTTTCAAGATGAGGGTGTGCCCTCCGGTCTCATAGAACTGTTGAGCGAAGACAAAACCAGCCTCAAAAACCTTCTCAAGAACGAATTTATATCAGACTACGAAGATAACTCGCACTACGTCAATTGGGACGACTATTACAACCAATGCCACGCGCCATCTTGGCTCGAAAACAACATGGCGGCCACTCAGGTCAAATGCTCTGTACTAGAAGGTTCGAACGTGAATTGGGAGGGCTATGTGAAAGGTGtgaaaataaagaatgtgaaaaataaatggaacGATTTTGCGTCGTGGTTGCCGGCCTTTGTTAGGGAGTATTTCAAGTGTTACTACGGACAGGAATTTTCGACTCTATGTCAGAAGGGGGAAGGTCTAAATTTGGACGATTGCGAATTTGTCCGTAGGGCCGCTAGGCAGAGTGGCAAAAGCTgtcatttgaataatatgaacga GTACATCTACGAAGTGAAAGTCAACATGGAAACCAGCGGGGGTCTACTGAAGCGTCACGCGGAAATAGACATAATATTCGACCACTTCTTCACAAACTACACGAAACTTTTGCGATTGGATGACAAGATACGTTTCAAAGGGACGCTCTTGAACGATCTAACGACGCAATACAacatcggctccaacgatttgaACGTTTTAGGTTATGAAATCAGTTGCGTCGAATGTAAAATTGCGCGGGGAAGTCTCAGCGCTCGAGCGCCATCTTTGTCGAAACTGTCTGAATTGTGTCGAACGATTGTCAACGATTGCACCGTCTCAACCaaatatgtattgaatttCCTATTGAATCCAGTgatagtttttaaatga